From a region of the Leptolyngbya sp. FACHB-261 genome:
- a CDS encoding AraC family transcriptional regulator, with the protein MNTQKRPKKQTSTVRVCHPDQFVGLELKQGTTKTKPSAPHLHEAYQISLITAGATIFRYRHSQQVAPAHSLMAIVPGEVHENISIGARTFANIYAEPKFLQQLGLLKQSEQLPYVCEAVIHDLTALTLFSAILQSYSEPSSLIEREIRLMQAFTHLFTHYTDKNLIGTKVGQEHRAVKFVKDFMRERYAEEVTLSELSTLTGLHKNYLLNVFTKEVGISPHRYLMNIRISQAKRLIKQGRPISEVATMTGFSDQSHLTREFQKHSLVTPGAYCHKVSKSLFCSRRSTKN; encoded by the coding sequence ATGAACACCCAAAAACGGCCTAAAAAACAGACCTCAACAGTCAGGGTGTGCCATCCGGATCAGTTTGTCGGGTTAGAACTGAAACAAGGAACGACTAAGACTAAGCCTTCAGCTCCCCACCTGCACGAAGCTTATCAAATTAGTCTCATAACTGCTGGTGCAACAATTTTCCGTTACAGACATTCGCAACAAGTTGCCCCCGCACACAGCTTGATGGCAATCGTCCCAGGAGAAGTACACGAAAACATATCAATTGGAGCGAGGACGTTTGCCAACATCTATGCAGAACCTAAATTTCTTCAACAACTTGGGCTACTGAAGCAATCAGAGCAATTACCTTATGTCTGTGAGGCAGTTATTCATGATCTAACTGCCTTGACTTTGTTTTCTGCTATCCTCCAGTCTTATAGCGAGCCAAGTTCTCTTATAGAACGTGAAATCCGTCTAATGCAGGCTTTTACTCATCTTTTCACTCACTATACAGATAAGAATCTGATTGGTACTAAGGTTGGACAAGAGCATCGTGCAGTGAAATTTGTTAAAGACTTCATGCGTGAGCGATACGCAGAGGAGGTTACGCTCTCCGAACTCTCGACCTTAACAGGGTTACACAAAAATTATTTATTGAACGTGTTCACAAAAGAGGTTGGCATTAGCCCTCATCGCTATCTCATGAACATTCGGATCTCCCAAGCAAAACGATTGATAAAGCAGGGAAGACCTATTTCCGAAGTTGCGACGATGACCGGCTTCAGTGATCAAAGCCACCTTACTCGTGAGTTCCAAAAGCACTCGCTGGTTACCCCTGGTGCTTATTGCCACAAGGTTTCAAAATCTTTATTTTGTTCAAGACGCAGTACTAAAAACTGA